Proteins encoded by one window of Acetivibrio thermocellus ATCC 27405:
- a CDS encoding ROK family transcriptional regulator: MDKFTKLDLNSITSNNRMNIFNCILEAKEINRAVIAKKVGLSIPAVMSITDDLIQKGIIYVIGKGKSSGGKRPELLAVVPDRFFFVGVDVGRTSVRVVVMNNCRDVVYKVSKPTESVEPDELINQITEMTMESINESKFPLDRVVGIGVAMPGLIERGTGRVIFSPNFGWNNIALQDELKKHLPFNVLVENANRALVIGEIKNTQPNPTSCIVGVNLGYGIGSAIVLPNGLYYGVSGTSGEIGHIIVENHGSYCSCGNYGCIESIASGEAIAREARIAIANKIQSSVFEKCEGDLKKIDAKMVFDAAKEGDHLAQSIVEKAADYIGKGLAITINMLDPEQIILCGGLTLSGDFFIDMIKKAVSKYQMRYAGGNVKIVVGKSGLYATAIGGAWIVANNIDFLSSN; this comes from the coding sequence GTGGATAAGTTTACGAAACTTGATTTAAACAGTATAACAAGCAACAATAGAATGAATATATTTAATTGTATTCTTGAAGCAAAGGAAATAAACAGAGCAGTTATAGCCAAAAAAGTAGGGCTGAGCATTCCTGCGGTTATGTCCATTACCGATGATTTGATTCAGAAAGGTATTATCTATGTTATAGGCAAGGGTAAATCCAGTGGAGGGAAACGTCCCGAATTGCTTGCGGTGGTCCCGGACAGGTTTTTCTTTGTCGGAGTGGATGTAGGAAGAACATCTGTAAGGGTAGTTGTAATGAACAACTGCAGGGATGTTGTTTACAAAGTGAGTAAGCCGACGGAATCTGTTGAACCAGATGAATTAATAAATCAGATAACCGAAATGACTATGGAAAGTATAAATGAATCAAAATTCCCCCTTGACAGAGTTGTTGGTATAGGTGTTGCAATGCCGGGCTTAATTGAGCGGGGCACCGGCAGGGTAATTTTTAGCCCGAATTTTGGCTGGAACAATATTGCTTTACAAGACGAACTTAAAAAGCACCTTCCTTTCAATGTACTGGTGGAAAACGCAAATCGCGCCCTGGTTATAGGAGAGATAAAAAATACACAGCCAAATCCTACTTCATGTATTGTCGGGGTTAACCTTGGATACGGTATCGGATCGGCGATAGTCTTACCAAATGGTTTGTATTATGGGGTAAGCGGAACGAGTGGTGAAATTGGACATATTATTGTTGAAAACCATGGTTCATATTGTTCGTGTGGCAATTATGGGTGTATTGAATCCATTGCAAGCGGAGAAGCGATAGCTCGCGAGGCCCGTATTGCAATAGCGAATAAAATACAAAGCAGCGTTTTTGAAAAGTGTGAAGGGGATTTGAAGAAAATAGATGCCAAAATGGTTTTTGATGCTGCAAAGGAAGGAGATCACCTTGCCCAGTCCATAGTGGAAAAAGCGGCTGACTATATAGGCAAGGGTTTGGCAATCACCATAAACATGCTTGACCCTGAGCAGATCATTCTTTGTGGTGGTTTGACGTTAAGCGGCGACTTTTTTATCGATATGATCAAAAAAGCGGTATCCAAGTATCAGATGCGTTATGCCGGAGGAAATGTTAAAATTGTTGTTGGTAAAAGTGGACTCTATGCTACTGCCATAGGTGGTGCATGGATTGTTGCAAATAATATTGATTTTCTGTCAAGTAACTAA
- a CDS encoding ABC transporter permease — MDNQIEDISIFCIAPMARELYENNIFVLTLNSKMLYVVGGNLSNVDAVRRKISDLAKEYKMSIRQMTVKEYNDAKNSEYMEGESARIFTSLIMIILSVFGIMSISAAKLLSKRREIGIRLSFGTSKRGIIFIFSGELFILFVISLLITLLIHNISIINKSEMKKYFYNFSYGLNIQSVGVLLGIIVLIFIFSCIVPIITIKKFSLRDLIGGYE, encoded by the coding sequence TTGGATAATCAAATAGAAGACATTTCCATATTTTGTATAGCTCCTATGGCCAGGGAACTTTATGAAAACAATATTTTTGTCCTGACTTTAAATTCTAAAATGCTGTACGTGGTAGGCGGTAATTTGAGCAATGTGGATGCAGTGAGAAGAAAAATATCCGATTTGGCTAAAGAGTATAAAATGAGTATCCGTCAGATGACAGTAAAGGAATATAATGACGCGAAAAATTCAGAATATATGGAAGGTGAAAGTGCCAGGATATTTACATCTTTAATAATGATTATACTTTCAGTATTTGGCATAATGTCCATATCTGCTGCGAAATTGCTTTCCAAAAGAAGAGAAATAGGCATCCGCCTTTCTTTTGGTACAAGCAAAAGGGGTATCATTTTCATATTTTCCGGCGAATTATTTATTTTATTTGTTATATCGCTTCTTATAACTCTTTTGATTCACAATATTAGTATTATAAACAAGAGCGAAATGAAAAAGTATTTTTATAACTTTAGCTATGGTCTCAATATTCAAAGTGTGGGAGTTCTTCTTGGCATTATCGTTTTGATTTTTATTTTCAGCTGTATTGTTCCAATTATAACAATTAAAAAGTTTTCACTTAGAGATTTGATTGGAGGTTATGAGTAA
- a CDS encoding sugar ABC transporter ATP-binding protein has product MDNALLLEVKGLSKVFPGTRALNRVSLEVRKGEVHGLCGENGAGKSTLMNIVGGVFPATEGIMKFDGKIFNPKNPKDSQDAGIGFVHQELCLCPHLSAAENIFIGRLPSKGDKIDFKKLYEDADAILKTLDANFSSKTLVSNLTVSEQQLVEIAKSISLNCKLLILDEPTSSLTDKETARLFQVVRDLKKKGISILFISHRMKEVFEICDRVTVLKDGSYVCCMNISEITHEDVIRAMVGRDLGELYPPKSSKIEEDNYILKVENLSGNGFENVSFTLKKGEILGFAGLVGAGRSEVMRGLCAIDPVKRGEVYLNGEKQKFKRYKDAVKKGICYLTEDRKNSGLFLHMSIAQNISSANLEAVSKRGWIIKKREYSLSEKYVKALSIKIPGLSYPISNLSGGNQQKCLIGKWLSTNPKVIIMDEPTRGIDVGAKREIHNLLRSLSEQGVGVIIVSSELPEIIGVADRIAVMHEGRLAGFLQGEQVSEENIMKLASGANLS; this is encoded by the coding sequence ATGGATAATGCTTTACTTCTGGAAGTTAAAGGGCTTTCAAAAGTATTCCCTGGAACACGTGCACTAAATCGTGTCAGCCTTGAAGTAAGAAAAGGTGAAGTACATGGTTTGTGCGGAGAAAACGGTGCAGGGAAAAGCACTTTAATGAACATTGTAGGTGGAGTTTTTCCTGCAACTGAAGGAATTATGAAATTCGACGGCAAAATTTTCAATCCCAAAAACCCTAAGGACTCTCAGGATGCAGGAATAGGTTTTGTTCATCAAGAGCTTTGTTTGTGTCCGCATCTTTCGGCAGCTGAAAACATTTTTATTGGAAGGCTGCCAAGCAAAGGGGATAAAATTGACTTTAAAAAGCTTTATGAAGATGCCGATGCGATACTTAAAACTTTAGATGCCAATTTCAGCAGCAAAACTCTTGTTAGTAATTTAACGGTCAGTGAACAGCAACTTGTGGAAATAGCAAAATCTATTTCACTTAATTGTAAGCTCCTAATTTTAGATGAGCCTACCAGTTCCCTGACTGACAAAGAGACAGCAAGACTGTTCCAAGTGGTCAGAGACCTCAAGAAGAAAGGTATATCCATACTGTTTATATCTCACCGTATGAAAGAAGTGTTCGAAATATGTGACCGGGTTACAGTTCTAAAAGATGGTTCGTATGTTTGCTGTATGAATATTTCGGAAATTACACATGAAGATGTAATAAGAGCGATGGTAGGGCGTGACCTTGGCGAGCTTTACCCGCCTAAATCTTCAAAAATTGAGGAAGACAACTATATTTTAAAGGTTGAAAATTTAAGCGGAAATGGATTTGAAAATGTAAGCTTTACATTGAAAAAAGGAGAAATCTTAGGTTTCGCAGGCTTGGTAGGAGCAGGTCGCAGTGAGGTCATGAGAGGATTGTGTGCAATAGATCCCGTTAAACGTGGAGAGGTTTATCTAAATGGTGAAAAACAAAAGTTTAAACGGTACAAGGACGCAGTAAAAAAAGGAATTTGCTATCTTACAGAAGACAGAAAAAATTCGGGTTTGTTTTTGCACATGAGCATAGCCCAAAATATCAGCAGTGCAAACCTTGAAGCTGTTTCAAAACGTGGTTGGATTATAAAGAAACGAGAGTACAGCTTGTCTGAAAAATATGTGAAGGCATTGTCAATAAAGATTCCGGGTTTGTCATATCCTATCAGTAATTTGTCCGGCGGCAACCAACAGAAATGCCTGATCGGAAAATGGCTTTCAACAAATCCCAAAGTCATAATTATGGATGAACCTACACGAGGCATTGACGTCGGGGCAAAACGTGAAATCCATAATCTGTTGCGTTCATTAAGTGAGCAAGGCGTTGGTGTGATAATTGTCTCCAGTGAACTGCCTGAAATAATCGGTGTTGCTGACAGAATTGCGGTGATGCATGAAGGGAGGCTGGCAGGATTTTTACAGGGAGAACAAGTTTCTGAGGAAAACATAATGAAATTGGCTTCCGGAGCAAATTTATCATAG
- a CDS encoding carbohydrate kinase family protein: MFDVVAVGELLIDFLPAGTNENGMPLFSSNPGGAPANVLAMLSKLGAKTAFIGKVGKDGFGQFLKATLDNAGIDTSNLLMSSSEMTTLAFVHLNEKGDRSFSFYRKHCADVSLDAGELDKDLLRTCHFLHFGAVSLTDEPSRTATLEAARIAKEAGAIISYDPNYRPALWSNEHEARKYMLKAVEYADLVKVSEEELWLLAESEDFSKGAHKLLAMGPSVVFVTCGEKGSYVFTGSCKANHCGYDVKVVDTTGAGDAFVGAMLWQLRGMSLEEISQICEQKWGELLAFSNAAGTIVATKKGAIPAMPDLDTINTFMRQFLEEK, from the coding sequence ATGTTTGATGTTGTTGCGGTTGGAGAGTTGTTAATAGATTTTTTGCCCGCTGGTACAAATGAAAATGGGATGCCTCTTTTTTCGTCGAACCCTGGCGGAGCTCCGGCCAACGTTCTTGCCATGCTGTCCAAACTGGGAGCCAAAACTGCTTTTATCGGGAAAGTCGGAAAAGACGGGTTTGGACAGTTTTTGAAGGCGACGCTTGATAATGCCGGAATTGATACATCCAACCTGTTGATGAGTTCCAGCGAAATGACAACTTTGGCATTTGTTCATCTGAATGAGAAGGGTGACAGATCTTTTAGTTTTTATCGAAAGCATTGTGCGGATGTCAGTTTGGACGCCGGCGAACTTGATAAAGATTTGCTCAGAACATGCCATTTTCTGCATTTTGGGGCTGTCTCTTTAACTGATGAGCCGAGTCGTACTGCGACTTTGGAAGCCGCCAGAATTGCAAAAGAAGCAGGAGCAATAATTTCATATGACCCGAATTACCGGCCTGCTTTGTGGAGTAATGAACACGAAGCACGTAAATACATGTTAAAGGCAGTTGAATATGCTGATTTGGTTAAAGTCAGTGAAGAAGAACTTTGGCTTTTGGCGGAAAGTGAGGATTTTTCCAAAGGGGCGCACAAACTGCTTGCCATGGGTCCGTCGGTTGTCTTTGTTACTTGTGGTGAAAAAGGCTCTTATGTTTTCACCGGAAGTTGTAAGGCGAATCACTGTGGATACGACGTAAAAGTGGTTGATACTACCGGGGCGGGAGATGCGTTTGTGGGAGCCATGCTATGGCAGCTTAGGGGTATGTCTTTGGAAGAAATATCTCAGATATGTGAGCAAAAATGGGGAGAATTACTGGCATTTTCAAATGCTGCAGGTACTATTGTGGCTACTAAAAAAGGTGCAATTCCTGCAATGCCCGACCTGGATACGATAAATACTTTTATGAGGCAGTTTCTTGAAGAGAAGTAA
- a CDS encoding dockerin type I repeat-containing protein: MSSTPIAGANNLENVNSDGKANSSDLYLLKSYLFKLVNESSINSENADLNNDGRIQEP, from the coding sequence ATGTCAAGCACGCCAATTGCGGGAGCAAATAATTTGGAGAATGTAAACTCCGACGGCAAAGCAAATTCATCAGATTTATATCTACTAAAAAGTTATTTATTCAAACTTGTAAATGAAAGTTCAATAAACTCTGAAAATGCCGATTTGAATAATGACGGTCGCATACAAGAACCATGA
- a CDS encoding IS982-like element ISCth1 family transposase: MMELDKNYYIKEIENLKDFVTVAYIIIDDIYQKVTPPHIANRCNINNSVMSDSEIITICIVGELLTIDSEKAWLGFCKKNMRDLFPKFCDRTRFNRTRRNLHAVIEEIRKELSNLTGYAQQPYRIVDSIPIPVCKFGRAKFHKTFRGFGATYGKCPSKKEIYLGYKLHMLATLDGFITDFAITPANVDDRAGVWDLIDSYRRITLIGDKGYIGTEFAVELKEEKEIEILPVKRSNSKLQFPKAIRQLIFKLRRRIETSASQLTQQLNIEKVLAKSYWGFLARVKTKLLAYNLCYYINKLIGRDINFSRIKELVFG; the protein is encoded by the coding sequence ATGATGGAGCTTGATAAAAATTATTATATCAAAGAAATTGAAAACTTAAAAGACTTTGTAACTGTCGCCTACATCATAATTGACGACATTTACCAGAAGGTAACTCCACCACACATTGCAAATCGCTGTAACATCAATAATTCGGTTATGAGCGATAGTGAAATAATTACCATATGTATTGTTGGAGAGTTACTCACTATCGACTCTGAGAAAGCTTGGTTGGGTTTCTGTAAGAAGAATATGAGAGACCTGTTTCCCAAATTCTGTGACAGGACCAGGTTCAATAGAACCCGCAGAAACCTGCACGCAGTAATTGAGGAAATCAGAAAAGAACTCTCAAACCTTACAGGGTATGCCCAGCAACCTTACCGGATAGTAGATAGTATTCCTATACCGGTGTGCAAATTTGGAAGAGCCAAGTTCCATAAAACATTCCGTGGTTTCGGAGCAACTTATGGAAAATGTCCTTCCAAAAAAGAAATATATCTGGGCTATAAGCTGCATATGCTTGCAACCCTGGATGGTTTTATAACTGATTTTGCAATTACACCTGCCAATGTTGATGATCGTGCTGGTGTATGGGACCTGATTGATTCTTACCGGCGGATAACCTTAATTGGAGATAAGGGATATATTGGAACAGAATTTGCTGTTGAACTAAAAGAGGAAAAGGAAATAGAGATCCTACCTGTTAAAAGGAGCAACAGCAAGTTACAGTTTCCGAAAGCTATAAGGCAATTAATCTTCAAATTAAGGCGCCGGATAGAGACTTCGGCTTCTCAGCTTACCCAGCAACTCAATATAGAGAAGGTGCTTGCAAAGTCGTACTGGGGATTTTTAGCCAGGGTAAAAACCAAGCTTTTAGCCTACAACTTATGTTATTACATCAATAAGCTTATAGGCCGTGATATTAATTTTTCGAGGATCAAAGAGTTAGTATTTGGTTAA
- a CDS encoding zinc-dependent alcohol dehydrogenase, whose product MLQSVMVSPGKIEFHEVEKPELKPGQVLIKIMRIGICGSDIHVNHGKHPFTKYPVTQGHEVSGKIVEVAEDVEHLKVGQKVTIEPQVVCGKCHPCRTGKYNLCEELKVMGFQTVGAGSEYFAVDAKNVTTVPDHLSYDEAAMIEPLAVTVHAANRVGDVKDKDIVVIGAGPIGILLVQTLKAKGARKVMVTDVSDYRLELALKCGADFAVNTKKEDFGEAMLRCFGPDKADVIYDCAGNNTTMEQAIKHSRKGSIIVLVAVFEGMATVDLATLNDKELDLNTTMMYRHEDYVEAIELVEAGKVKLTPLMSKHFAFRDWEKAYEYIDNNREITMKVLIDVNNDDD is encoded by the coding sequence ATGTTACAATCGGTTATGGTATCTCCTGGAAAGATTGAGTTCCATGAGGTGGAAAAACCGGAACTAAAACCTGGACAAGTACTAATAAAGATTATGAGAATTGGCATATGTGGTTCGGATATTCATGTAAATCATGGAAAACATCCTTTCACAAAGTATCCGGTAACTCAAGGACATGAAGTAAGTGGAAAAATCGTCGAAGTTGCAGAAGATGTGGAGCATCTGAAAGTTGGCCAGAAAGTGACTATAGAGCCTCAGGTTGTATGTGGTAAATGTCATCCGTGCCGTACAGGAAAATATAACCTCTGTGAGGAACTAAAAGTTATGGGATTCCAGACCGTTGGCGCAGGCAGCGAATATTTTGCTGTTGATGCGAAGAATGTAACGACTGTCCCTGACCATCTTTCTTATGACGAGGCCGCGATGATTGAGCCTTTGGCTGTTACCGTTCATGCGGCAAACAGAGTCGGTGATGTGAAGGATAAGGACATTGTAGTAATAGGTGCGGGTCCTATAGGAATTTTGCTGGTTCAGACCCTGAAAGCAAAAGGTGCCCGCAAGGTAATGGTTACGGATGTAAGCGATTATCGTTTGGAATTGGCGCTCAAGTGTGGTGCTGATTTTGCAGTCAATACCAAAAAAGAAGATTTCGGAGAAGCGATGCTTCGCTGTTTTGGACCTGATAAAGCAGATGTTATATATGATTGTGCGGGCAACAATACAACAATGGAACAAGCCATAAAACATTCCCGCAAGGGAAGCATAATTGTTCTGGTTGCAGTATTTGAAGGTATGGCAACAGTCGATCTTGCAACTCTTAACGATAAGGAACTGGATTTGAATACGACAATGATGTATCGGCATGAGGACTATGTGGAAGCCATTGAGCTTGTTGAAGCGGGTAAAGTAAAATTAACCCCTCTGATGAGCAAGCATTTTGCTTTTAGAGATTGGGAAAAAGCCTATGAGTATATTGACAATAATCGTGAAATTACTATGAAAGTCCTCATTGATGTTAATAACGATGATGATTAA
- a CDS encoding ABC transporter ATP-binding protein encodes MKNAIIRLENISKIYGKDDYKTVALKDINLEIFEGDFVSIMGPSGSGKTTLLNIIGFIDTPTDGKYFLKGQDVNKMARGKFHKLRGTEVSFIFQQFALLKDYTAYENIQLPLLYRKMSRKEKKAKILFYAEKLGIGDILHKKPSQLSGGQQQRVAIARALASEANIILADEPTGALDQKKGNELMKILAGLNKEGKTILVVTHDPNIANYCIRNIRIEDGKIISDSSSLQDEPLKTC; translated from the coding sequence ATGAAAAACGCAATTATAAGATTGGAGAATATCAGTAAAATATACGGAAAAGACGATTATAAGACAGTTGCTTTAAAAGATATAAATTTAGAAATTTTCGAAGGGGATTTCGTGTCAATAATGGGGCCGTCAGGTTCCGGCAAAACAACGCTGCTGAATATAATCGGCTTCATAGATACGCCGACCGACGGTAAGTATTTTCTTAAAGGGCAGGATGTAAACAAAATGGCCAGGGGCAAGTTTCACAAATTAAGAGGCACCGAAGTGAGTTTTATATTCCAGCAGTTTGCCCTTCTTAAAGACTATACGGCATATGAAAACATTCAGCTGCCGCTTTTATATAGAAAAATGTCAAGAAAAGAGAAAAAAGCAAAAATACTTTTTTATGCCGAAAAACTTGGTATAGGTGATATTTTGCACAAAAAACCGTCTCAGTTATCAGGGGGGCAACAGCAAAGGGTGGCTATTGCCAGGGCACTGGCAAGTGAAGCCAACATTATCCTTGCGGATGAACCTACCGGAGCATTGGATCAGAAAAAAGGAAACGAGCTTATGAAGATACTTGCCGGTTTAAATAAAGAGGGGAAAACGATTTTGGTAGTAACTCACGATCCAAACATTGCAAATTATTGTATCAGAAACATTCGTATTGAAGACGGTAAGATAATAAGTGACAGTTCGAGTTTACAGGATGAACCGTTAAAAACTTGTTAG